The genomic stretch AAAATTATGAATAATGAAAATTATCATTATTAGGAGGTAGATATGAAAATATTCGTTGCAACTTCAAATGATCATAAAGTTGAGGAAATTAGAAGAATTTTAGAAGATTTTCAAATTGAAATTGAAAAATCTCCTAAAAAAATTTTTGTAGAAGAAAATGGTGAGACTTTTTTAGAAAATTCTGTAAAAAAAGCATATTATTATGGAAATATTCTTGGGACACCTGTTGTAGCGGATGATTCAGGTTTAGTTATTGATTATCTTGGAGGGTTTCCAGGAGTAAAAAGCGCACGTTTTATGGAAAACAGACCGTATAAAGAAAGGATGATAGAAATTTTGAGATTAATGAAAATGGCAGAAGATAGATCTGCAAAATTTGTTTGTGTGGCAAGTTATTACAACCCAAAAACGAGTTTTTTAATTTCTGTAGAAGGAGTAATAGAAGGAGAAATTTCATATGAAGTTAAAGGTGAAAAGGGATTTGGTTATGATCCAATATTTATTCCTGAAGGTTATAAGGAAACTTTTGGAGAGTTAGGACAAAAAGTTAAAGATGAAATAAGTCATAGAAGTAGGGCATTTAAAAAGTTATTTTCTATAATTACAAAAATTGGTGACATATTGGAACTAGGAGATGACAGAAAGTGAAGATTGTTTTATTATCATTAGGTGGAGCATTAGGAGCGCTATTGAGATATTATATTTCTAAATTTGTTAATTCTAGTTTTTCATTTAGTTATGTTCCATGGGGAACTGTTTTAGTGAATGTAGTAGGAGCCTTCCTGTTGAGTTTTATTATTTTCACATCACAGGAACGATACGAATTACCTTCAAACTTTATTTTATTTTTTGGTTCAGGTTTATTGGGGGCATTTACAACTTTTTCAACGTTTACGTATGAAGCTTTGGTTTTATATATAGAAGTACCATTAAGAGGTTTTATTTATTTTGCTTCAAATATTGTATTAGGTTTTTTAGCTGCATATTTAGGGATGATTCTCGGAAGGGGGAGACTACATTGAAATTATTAAGAATATATATGGGGGAGAAAGACACAAAAGGTGGAAAACCGTTAGCTGAATACATTGTTGAGCTTGCATATAAAAGTGGAATGAGTGGTATAACTGTTTGTAAAGGAATAATAGGATTTGGAAAGAAACGACATATTCACAGAAGTGACTTTTTTACTCTTTCAGAGGATCTTCCGATTATAATAGATGTAGTTGATGAAAGAGAAAAAATCGAAAAATTTCTTGAAAAGGTACAATCTCTTGAATTTGATGGTTTAATAGTAGAAATACCAGTTAATGCTTATTATATGGAGAAAAAAGGATGAAAATTCTTTTGACTTGTACAGCAGGTTTAGAAGCAGCAACTGCTTTAGAAATAAGGAGAATGGGATATAAAATAATAGAATCTACTTCAGGAAGATTGTTTATTGAAGCAGCAATAAGAGACATTCCAAAACTAAATTTATGGCTTAGAACAGCAGAAAGGGTTTACATTGTTTTAAATGAGAAAAAAGTTGAAAGTTTTGATGAACTTTTTGATGTAATTTATGAGATAGACTGGAATAAGTTTATTGATGATGGTAAAATTTTAATCAGCGATGTAACTGTGAGGAATTCGAAACTTTCGGCAAAAGGTGCAATTACATCAGTGGCCACTGCGGCGATATGGAAAAGAATTAAGAGAAAAATTTATAGATCAGAAAACATTTTTCCTATTAGATTAATTTTGAAAAACGATGTTCTGTTAGTTCTTTTGGATACAACAGGCAGGAAAGCTCTAAGTAAAAGGGGTTATAGGTTAAAAACGTCAAAAGCACCGATAAGAGAAACAATAGCTGCTGCTATGCTTCTTCTTTCAAGATGGGATGGTACTGTTCCGTTAATTGATCCTTTTTGTGGAAGTGGGACAATTTTGATTGAAGCTGCTTTATATTCTTTGAAAATTCCTCCGGGAATAAATAGAAAGTTTGTTTCAGAGAATTGGGAGTTTTTGTATAAATATTGGCTTTCTGAAAGAAACAAGTTAAATAATTTATACAATTTGACAGAATATCAACAAAAAATCATTGGTTTTGATATTGATTCTAAAGTCATAGAAGTTGCGAAAGAAAATTCAAAGAAGTTAAATTTAATTTTTTTGGATTTCCAAGTAAGAGATTTTAATAATATTGAACCTATAGATAGGAAAGTTTATATTATCACTAATCCACCATACGGAGAAAGATTAAAGTCGAATGTTGAATTGAAAGACATATGGGAAAAATTCCCTAAGGCAAATGTATATATTTTATCTCCTGATAATAAATTTGAGAAGAAAGTTGGGAGAAAAGCTAGGAAAAAAATAAGATTTCAAAATAGTGGAATTTGGGTTTGGTATTATATGTTCTATTAAGGGAGGAATCTATGACTGAAATATTGAAATTTATAAGCGAAGAAGGTATAAAAGTAAAAAAACCTGCAAGGTATATAGGAAATGAATATAATTCAATTTATAAAGATCCAAAAGGTAAATTCAGAATTGCTCTTTCATTTCCCGATTTGTATGAGCTTGGAATGTCTCATTACGGATTAGAAATTTTGTATCATCTTTTAAATTCGATGGAGAAAGTCTACGCGGAAAGAGTATATTTACCTTGGGTTGATATGATAGAATTAATGGAAACAAAAAACATTCCCCTTTTTACTCTCGAAACGAAAACACCAATAAAGTTTTTAGATGCTATTGGAATATCTTTAGAATATGAATTGTCATTTACCAATGTTTTAAAACTTCTTCAGCTTTCACAAATACCAATTCGTGCTGAACAACGAGCAGAAGATGATCCTTTGGTGATAGGTGGTGGTCCGGTAACTTACAATCCTGAACCAATTTCTCAAGCTTTTGACATTATTTATATCGGTGATGGAGAAAAAAATCTTAAAAAATTAATCGAAGTTCTTATTGAGTCAAAAGGTGAGAAAAGAATCGATAGGTTAGAATATGTTAGCAAATTAAATGGAGTTTACGTACCAATCTTTTACAAACAAATTGGTCGAAAAATAATTCCAGTGTCAAATGTGCCGAAAATTATACGAAGAAATATAATTTCCGATTTGGATGAAGCTATAGTTCCAGTAAATAAAGTGTTACCAAATGTAGAAAGCACACATGATAGAGCGATAATAGAAATAAGTAGGGGCTGTACAAGAGGTTGTAGATTTTGCCAGGCCGGATATGTTTATAGACCTGTAAGAGAAAGAAGTTTACAAAACGTAGTAAGTTCAGCAATTGAAATGATTAATAAGACGGGATATGGAGAAATGTCACTTCTTTCTTTGTCAGCGATGGACCATAGTTTGATACAGGAAATAGTAAATGAGTTATTGTCATTTTCTAAAAAATATAGAATTTCAATCTCCATTCCTTCAACAAGAGTAGATGCATTTAATGTAGAGGTGGCATCAAAAATTGCCTCTATCAGAAAAACAGGAATTACTTTAGCGCCAGAAGCGGGTTCTCAAAAAATGAGAGATAAAATAAACAAAAACGTCAGTTTTGATGATATTTTCAATAGTGCTTTTAATGCAAAGAAAGCTGGTTGGAATAGAATAAAATTATATTTTATGGTGGGATTTCCTAATGAAAAAGAGGAGGATATACTAGAAATAGGTACTTTGTTAAAAGAAATAAAAAGATTAAAATTTCAAAGGATAACTGCATCTATCAATCTTCTCGTTCCTAAACCACATAGTGCGTTTCAGTTTGCAAGGCTTCAATCGTACGAGTATACAGAATATGTAAATAATTTATTGAGACCATATAGAAAATTTGCTAGAATTGATATAAGTGATGGTAAGAAGAGTTTTATTGAAGGGGTAATTTCTAGGGGAGACAGGAAAATTTTTGAAGTACTTATTAGAAAATTCAAAAAATCTTTTTACGATGATTGGACTGAATTTTTCAGTTTTGAAGATTGGCTTGAATCTTTTAAAGAATCTGAAGTGGAAATTGAAGAATATTTAGGGCCATACGATATAAATACAGATTTTCCGTGGGAACATATAGATTCCGGAATCACCAAAGCGTTTTTGTGGAAGGAGTATACAAAGTACTTAAATAAGGAAATAACGAAAGATTGCAGGTGGAATACCTGTAGCTACTGCGGGGTATGTCAGATTTATAGAGTGGGAAATTTGGTGAAAAAAGTAGTTTGATTATTTGCTTCAACAAATTAATTATGATATAATACCTTTTGAAAAAAGAATTGGTGGAGGTGTAGAAATGGCAAGTGTTATGTTAATTATTCATACAATTATCTCAATTGTGTTAATTTTTTTGTCTCTAAAACAAATGGGAAAGTTTGCGGAATTAGGTGGTGCGTTTGGTTCAGGAGCTATGAACACAATATTTGGTAGAGAGAAAGGTCTTGACAAAGAAGGTAAAATAACTGTTCTTTTTGGTGCACTATTTTTCATTTCGAGTATTTTAACAGCATTTTTTATTTCTAGATAAATGATTTTGGGGTGGTGTATTTGAGCTTCTTAGATCCTGAAAAACAAATAGAAATAATAAAAAGAAACGTAGTTGATTTTGTTTCCGAAAAGGAGTTGTTGGAAAAGTTGAAAGAAAAAAGGCCTTTGAGGATAAAATTAGGTGTGGATCCTTCAAGGCCTGATCTCCATTTGGGGCATGCTGTTGTTTTGAGAAAGTTAAAAGAATTTCAAGATCTTGGACACCATATAATATTGATAATAGGTGATTTTACCGCAAGAATTGGAGATCCTTCAGGTAGAAATTCTACAAGACCTATTCTTTCTGAAGCAGAAGTAAAACAAAATGCACATACATACGCAGAACAGGCATTTAAAATTTTGGATAAGGAAAAAACAGAAATAAGATTCAACGATGAATGGTTAGGGAATATGAAATTTGCCGATGTGATAAATTTATCAGCCAAGTATACTGTAGCACGGATGTTAGAACGAGATGATTTTTCAAAGAGGTTGAAAGAAGGAATTCCAATAAGTGTTTCTGAGTTTTTATATCCATTAGCTCAAGCATATGATTCTGTAGCAATAGAAGCTGATGTTGAATTAGGAGGTACAGATCAATTATTTAACTTGCTTGTTGGAAGAAAAATTCAAGAAGAATATGGCCAAAAACCTCAAATAGTTATTACAATGCCCATAATTGAAGGTACTGATGGAAATCTTAAAATGAGTAAAAGTTATGGAAATTATATAGCTTTTAATGATGAACCTAACGAAATGTATGGTAAAATTATGTCGATCCCTGATACTCTTATAATAAAGTATATGAGGCTACTTACAGATATTCCGGAAAATGAAATAACAGATTATGAAAAAATGATAAAAGATGGTAAAATTAATCCCAGAGATGTTAAAATGAAATTAGCACGCGAAATAGTAAGTTTCTTTTATAATGAAGAAGAAGCTTTAAAAGCTGAGGAGAATTTTGTAAAAGTATTTAGGAAAAAAGAACTTCCAGAAAATATTCCTGAAGTAGAATTATCCCCTGGAGAGTACAATATAGTTGATTTAATTGACAGAATAAATATTTTTTCAAGTCGAAGTGAAATAAAAAGAACAATTGTACAAGGTGGAGTTTATTTTGATAACAACAGGATTAATAATTTTAAGGATAATGTAATAATTGATAATGAACATATTTTAAGGATTGGCAAGAGAAGATTTTTTAAAATCAAGGTTAAAAGTTAAGAAATTTTAAAAAATACTTGAAATAAGTTTACAAAAAATGATATAATACAATTGTATGATGAATTTGAAGGGAACACAAATCAGGAAGGGAGGTATTTTTTATGAAGAGATATTTTGTTATTATTGTTGCTATCTTGGTTTCAGCATTCGCTTTTGCACAATTAAAAGACGTACCAACAGACCACTGGGCTTATGAATCAATTGAGGCATTAGTCAATGCAGGTATAGTTCAAGGTTATCCTGACGGGACATTTAGGGGTGCTACAAACGTTACTCGTTATGAAGTTGCTGTTTTATTATCAAGGCTTATGAATAAGATTGAACTTGAATTAGGTGAGGTAATTAAAAACAGATATTTAAATTCATTGAAGCTCATTAACGCAAATAAAGGTCAAATTAGTTCTCTTTACAAAGTTGTAAAAGGTAACGCCGATATGCTTGATGAGTTAGCAGCAAAAGTTGGAGATATCGAAAAAGCGTTAGCAATTGTCGAAAATTTAAAAGTTACACTTGATATTCATGAAGGCGACATAACAGCACTTTATGATATATCTGGTAAGTTAAAAAAAGAACTTGGTGGATTAAATGTAAAGATTGATAAAATGAATAGTTTGTTAGAAACACACGAAAAAGATATTATGGCAATTTATGAAGAATTAAAAACAAAAGCATCAAAAGAAGATGTTGATACAATAGTTAATGATGCATTAGCAAATGTCAATGGTCAGATTGAATTTTTGTATAAGAAAATTAATCTTTCAGAAGAAAATGTAAAGGCTTACGCAGATGAGAAAGTAAGCGAATTAGCCGGTAAAGTTTTGAACATTGAATCTACAGTAAATGATGGATTGCCCGTTTTAAGAGATCTTGTATATCAAAATTCAACAAATATAAAGAATCTTGAAGTTAAACTTATGAAATACATCAAGGTAAAAATTAATAGTGTAAACAAGAACCTTAATACTGTAAAGGAAATGGCCACATTTAATTCCGATACCTTAAATGGATTGGCAATGAAACTTGGAGAAGTCGAATATGCGTTAAGGAAGAAAGTTGAAGATGTTGAAAAGAATGTAGAAAATATTAATGCTAATTTAGAAACGAAAGCAGATAAAACAACAGTTGATGAATTAGCCGGAAAAGTAAAAACAAATAACGTCTTATCCATATTCGCATTATTGTTAGGTGCAGCTGGACTTGGTGTAGCAATTTATGGTATAATGAATCCATAATTTGATTAATGATAATATAGGGTTAATATAACTTTATTAATTGAGAGGGAGGTATTAGTATGAAGAAGTTGTTAGTTGCGGTTTTAGCATTGTTTGTTTTTAGTGTTATTTATGCAGGTTCAGCAACTCCTCAGGTTTCTTGGACAGGTTCTGCCTACTTTTCATTGGGTATAGATGAAAAAGGTGTAGATATTGATGGTGGTTTGAGTTCATTTACTCTTAGTGTTTCACCAACTGGCAGTACTGAAGCAGGAGTAAGTTTTTGGTTTGATTTTATTGCTGGAACATGGGGTTTTAACTCCTTAACATTTGAAAATGATTACTTTGGTCTTACTTATGCAGAAGGTGCAGTTGGATTCAACAAATTCTTTGGTGGTTTAACAGATACTAATGGAGATTATGTACCAGATACACCAGTGCTTGATGGTATAGCGGAAGATAACATTGATGTTAATGTAAAAGTAGTTGACGGTTTAGAAATTGTGTTTATGGATCTTGTTTCAGGTGAAGTAGATTACGATACAGGAGATGCAACAGGTCATGTATGGTTTGATGATTTCTTAGGTGTCAAATACAGTATAGCAGGAGTTAACCTTGCAGCAGCAATTTATGATACTGATACTGATCCATCAACAAGTACATTAGAATTTGGTGTTACTGCAGATAAAAACTTAGAATTTGACTTTGGTTCAGTAGCTCTTGAAGCAGTTGTAGCAAGTGCGGCAAGCCCAGTATACGGATTAAGCGAAGCATTTAATGGTACATTTGGTATTGTATCACTTACTCAAAACTTCAAATGGTTTGAAAATGTTAATTTACTTACCTACAAGGGTGACGATGCACCAACTGGAAAAGCTTTTGATGTAACAGCAGCAGTTGATTATGGTGTAACTGATAATGTATCAGTTAATGGAAGCTTAGGATTTGTTATTGCTGATCTTACAACACCATCAAACTTTACAGTACCAGTAACACTTGGTGCAGATTTTGCAAGCGCATTTACTGCAGGAGTATCGCTCTCTTGGGCTGATGTTCTTGGAGCAGCTACAGCAATCACTGCAAGTGTAAATGCAGGTTATGAAGCTGACATGTTTAATCTTGGATTAACAGCAAAATGGGCTGACTTAGTTGGCGCACCATCAGCAATCGAGCTTAATTTAACTGCAGGTGTTACAGTTGATATGGTTACAGGTTCTGTAGGACTTTACTGGGCTGATCTTTCAGATGCAACAAATGTTGTAGCAGATATTAGTGTCAAAGTAGTACCACTTGATGCTTTGACTTTAACTGCAGCTGCTAAATATGCTGGAGGAGTATTTGGTTACAACGCAGGTCTTACTTGTGTAATTGATGATAATACAACATTTAATGCATTCTACGGAACACTTTACGACAAAGATGGCGATGGAGTAATCGATATCAATGATACCGATGCACAATGGTACCTCAAACTTGAATGGAGCACAAGCTTCTAATAACTTAAAGATAGATTTTTTAACCCCGCCAGTTGGCGGGGTTTTTATTTTTTTTTGTAAACTTATTATTCATTTTTTGAAACATTTAAAGAGTATAATTAATGTGTGAATATAAGAACATAGGAGGTGTTTGAAAATGTATAACGAAATAATTGATATTAGAGCTAGAGAAGTTCTTGATTCCCGCGGAAATCCTACTATTGAAGTTGAAGTTATGTTAGAAGATGGTTCCATAGGTAGATCAATAGTTCCATCGGGTGCTTCTACAGGTAAATTTGAGGCTTTAGAATTAAGAGATGGTGATAAAACGAGATATTCTGGTAAAGGAGTACTTAAGGCAGTTAAAAATGTTAATGAAATTCTCGCACCAAAATTAATTGGTCTTAACGCTTATGATCAAGTTCTTCTTGATGCTACAATGTTGGAAATTGATGGTACAGAAAATAAAAGTAACGTCGGAGCTAATGCAATTTTAGGTATTTCAATGGCAGTAGCAAGAGCTGCAGCAGCTTCTTTAGATTTACCTTTGTATAAATATTTAGGTGGAGTTAATGCAAAAGTGTTGCCAGTTCCATTTATGAACGTAATAAATGGTGGTGCACATGCTGATAACAGTTTAGATATTCAAGAATTTATGATTGTTCCTGCAGGTGCTTCAAGTTTTAAAGAAGCATTAAGATATGGCGCGGAGACTTTTCATGTGCTTAAAAAGTTGTTAAAAGAACAAGGCCATGTTACTGCAGTTGGTGATGAAGGAGGTTTTGCACCAAATTTGAAAAATAACGAAGAAGCTATTCAAATTTTAATTCAAGCTATAAAGAGTGCAGGATATGAACCTGGTAAAGATATATACATTGCTCTTGATGTTGCAGCAAGTGAGTTTTATAATGAAGAAACTGGTAAATATCATATTGATGGTGTTGACAAGACCGTCGATGAGTTGATTGAGTATTATGAATCTTTGATTGATAAGTATCCAATAATCTCGATTGAGGATCCGTTTGACCAAGAAGATTGGGACGCATATTCAAAATTCAATGCTAGAGTTGGTAGCAAGATACAAATTATAGGTGATGATCTGTATGTAACAAACGTAAAGAGACTCCAAAAGGGTATAGAATTAAAAGCAACAAATTCAATATTAATTAAACTTAATCAAATAGGTTCTGTTACTGAAACACTGAATACAATAGAAATGGCCAAAACAAATAATATGACAAATGTTATATCCCATAGATCAGGAGAAACAGAAGATACATTTATTGCTGATCTTGCAGTTGCAACAAATGCAGGAATGATCAAAACTGGTTCTCTTTCAAGAAGTGAAAGGATAGCAAAATACAATCAACTATTAAGAATTGAAGAGGAACTTGGAGATGCGGCAGAGTATAAAGGACTTGATGCTTTTTATTCGATAAAGAGATAAAAATATGTAATAATAGGGTGTAAACTAGTAAAGGCCGTCTTTTAAGACGGCCTTTATAATTTTCTGACTGCGTCAAATTTTTCCTGATCAGCAACATGTAAATAAATGCTTGTAGTACTTAGATTTGTATGCCCAAGGAGTTCTTGTACGATCTTTACACTTACTCCTTTTCTTATTAAATGTGTTGCATATGAATGTCTCAAAGTATGAGGATGAACATCCTTTTTTATATTTGCTCTTTTTACTCCTTCTTTAACCCATCTGAAAACTGTTGAAGGATGAACATGTTTTCTACCATTTTCAAATACAAATATTTTAGGTTCGAATGTATCGATATATTTATGTAATAAAGGCATTACTTTTTCAGGAAGAGGTACCAGTCTGTCTTTTCTACCTTTTCCCATTTCTACTCTTAAAAAAGGTGGCAAAAATGAAATATCTGAAACTCTTAAATTACACAATTCGCCTATACGGAGTCCTCCATAGTACAAAAGAGAAATAGCGGTTCTTTGTCTGAGTTCATTTTCTTCATCGAAAGAATTAATTAAATTCTTAATTTCTTCTTCGGTTAAAAAATCTGGGATTTTTCTTCTTATCCTTGGATGTTTAATTCTTTCCATTGGATTAAATGAAATTGTACCTGATAATTCTAGATAATTAAAAAATGTTGAAAGACTGGAAATATATCTAGAAATTGTTGTTTCTCTTGGACTAATACCAAGTAACTTTCCTTTTGATAAGGCTTTTAAAAACTCTTCTACATCTTTTCTAGATATACTTTTAACATCTTTATTTAAGAAATAAAGAAGTTTTTTAACATCTTTAAGGTAAGCTTTTACAGTGTTATCAGAATGTCTTCTAACATGTTCAAGATAGTCTTTGAAATTTTCAAGTAATTCTTCCATAGTTATCACCTTAGTATTTTTTTTAGATACTTGCCTGTTATTGAATTTCTTGAATTTGCAATTTCTTCTGGTGTGCCTTTAGCTACGATATACCCGCCGTCTTCACCGCCAACAGGACCTAAGTCAATTATATAATCTGCTGTTTTAATTATATCTAGATTATGCTCAATTACGATTACAGTGTTTCCTTTATCAACTAACCTATTCAAGACATCAATAAGTTTTTTAACGTCTTCAAAATGAAGTCCTACTGTTGGTTCATCAAGAATGTATACAGTATTTCCAGTTGAACGTTTTTTCAATTCTGAAGCAAGTTTTACTCGCTGTGCTTCACCACCCGATAAAGTAGTTGCTGGTTGGCCTAGTTTAATATAACCTAAACCAACATCAGATAGAACTTGAAGAGTTGATTTAATGGAAGGAATGTTATAAAAGAATTCAAGAGCTTCATCCACAGTCATTTTAAGTATATCAGAAATATTTTTATTTTTATATGTTACTTCCAGAGTCTCAGAGTTGTATCTTTTACCTTTACAAACTTCGCATTCAACGTATACATCTGGAAGGAATAGCATTTCCACTTTTATTATACCTTGTCCCTGACAATGTTCGCATCTACCACCTTTTACATTGAAGCTAAATCTTCCAGGAGTATAACCTCGAGCTCTTGCTTCTGGAGTCATAGCGAAGAGTTTTCTTATTTCGTCAAACACTTTTGTATATGTAGCTGGGTTACTTCTTGGAGTTCTTCCTATCGGTGATTGATCAATTGCGATAACTTTATCAATGTATTCTGTACCTTCTATGGTGTCGTATTCCCCTTCAGACATATTTGATTTATGTAGTTTATTCATGAGAGCAGGAAACAGAGTATCAATTATAAGAGAGCTTTTTCCGGAACCAGACACACCTGTTATACAAATAAAAGTTCCAAGCGGAAAAGAAACATCTAAATTTTTTAAGTTATTATGTCTGGCCCCTTTTAATACAAGATATTTGCCGTTTCCCTTTCTTCTAAATTTTGGGATCTCAATTTTCTTAATTCCTTTAAGGTATTGAGCAGTAATTGATGTAGATAATACTTCGTCGATTTTTGATATTGGACCTTGATAAATAATTTTACCACCATTGATACCTGCTGCTGGTCCTATATCAACAATATAATCGGCATTTCTAATTACATCTTCATCATGCTCAACAACAATAACTGTGTTCCCCAAGTCTCTAAGTCTTTTAAGTGTTTTTATTAATCTTTCGTTATCACTTTGATGAAGACCGACTGTTGGTTCATCTAAAACGTAGGTGACGCCCGTAAGGCCTGAACCTATTTGAGTAGCTAGCCTAATTCTTTGTGCTTCACCTCCGGATAAAGTTTTAACATTTCGTGATAAGGTTAAGTAACCTAAACCAACTTCGTTTAAAAATTGAAGTCTTTTTTCAAGTTCATCGAGAAGTTCCTTAACAATTTTTAGCTTTTTTTGTGAAAGAGTCATTTTTAAATTTTTAATGAATTCAAGTTCTTTAGAAATTGGAAGATTTGTAAAATCCATTATATTTATACCATTTATCTTAACTGATAAAGCTTCTTTACGAAGTCTCTGACCGTGACATTCATGGCATTCCTTTTCCACAAAAAATTTATCTACAAGCCATTGTCTAGAATCTTCCGATGTATATTCATCATATCTTTGTCTTAAAATTTCGACTAAACCATCAAAAAAAGAAGTTCCATATAAAATAGCTTCTTGTGTTTCTTCAGGAAGATCTTTAAAAGGACTGTTAAAATCTCCACCGTAAGTATTTAGAATTCTTACGATTCTTCTAGGAATCCATCCATTTTCTTTATGCCCAATTTTAATTGCTTCCAATACAGGTTTATCGTAGTCAATTACCTTTTTTTCGTCAACTTCTAAAGTAAAACCCAATCCGTGACATCTGGGACACGCACCGTATGGACTGTTAAAAGAAAAAAGTTTTGGAGTAATTTCCGGCATAGAAATGCCACAAACAGGACACATCATCTTTTCTGAATAGATTTTTTCGTTATTCTTTTCGATATCTTTAATTAATACAAATCCATTTCCTTCTTTCAAAGAAAGTTCTACTGAATCAAAAACTCTGTGTCTTATTTCTTTTTCGTCAATTAAAGTTAGTCGATCAACGATGAGATTAATGTTGTGTCTCACATTCTTATTCAAGTTTGGTACTTCTTCTAATCTAAATACTTCTCCATCAATTTCAACTCTTAAGTAACCTTTTTCCAAAAATTTTTCAAAAACCTCTTTGAAAGTTCCCTTTTTTTCAGTGGCAATGGGAGCTTCTATATAAATTCTTTTTCCTCTGAAATTTTCAAAAATATCATCTATAATTTCGTCAATACTTTTTGACTCAAGAGTTCTTCCGCACTTATAGCAGTATGGTGTACCAATTTGAGAAAATAAAACTCGTAAGTAATCATATATTTCGGTTACTGTTCCTATAGTAGAACGTGGATTGTGAGAGACACTTTTCTGATTGATGGCAATAGAAGGGGAAAGCCCTTCTATACTTTCTACATCAGGTTTTTTTAATTCTCCTATAAATTGCCTTGCGTATGATGAGAGACTTTCCAGATATCTTCGTTGTCCTTCGACATAAATGGTATCTAATGCCAAAGAACTTTTTCCGGAACCTGACATACCAGTAATAACTGTTATTTTATTTTTTGGGATTTTAACAGTTATGTTCTTTAAGTTATGTACTTTTGCACCTTTGACTATGATGTAAGCCATCTTTTCCCTCTTTATATTATGTATTTGTTAATAATAAGATACTCAAT from Thermosipho atlanticus DSM 15807 encodes the following:
- the rdgB gene encoding RdgB/HAM1 family non-canonical purine NTP pyrophosphatase codes for the protein MKIFVATSNDHKVEEIRRILEDFQIEIEKSPKKIFVEENGETFLENSVKKAYYYGNILGTPVVADDSGLVIDYLGGFPGVKSARFMENRPYKERMIEILRLMKMAEDRSAKFVCVASYYNPKTSFLISVEGVIEGEISYEVKGEKGFGYDPIFIPEGYKETFGELGQKVKDEISHRSRAFKKLFSIITKIGDILELGDDRK
- a CDS encoding fluoride efflux transporter FluC encodes the protein MKIVLLSLGGALGALLRYYISKFVNSSFSFSYVPWGTVLVNVVGAFLLSFIIFTSQERYELPSNFILFFGSGLLGAFTTFSTFTYEALVLYIEVPLRGFIYFASNIVLGFLAAYLGMILGRGRLH
- a CDS encoding DUF190 domain-containing protein codes for the protein MKLLRIYMGEKDTKGGKPLAEYIVELAYKSGMSGITVCKGIIGFGKKRHIHRSDFFTLSEDLPIIIDVVDEREKIEKFLEKVQSLEFDGLIVEIPVNAYYMEKKG
- a CDS encoding THUMP domain-containing class I SAM-dependent RNA methyltransferase, coding for MKILLTCTAGLEAATALEIRRMGYKIIESTSGRLFIEAAIRDIPKLNLWLRTAERVYIVLNEKKVESFDELFDVIYEIDWNKFIDDGKILISDVTVRNSKLSAKGAITSVATAAIWKRIKRKIYRSENIFPIRLILKNDVLLVLLDTTGRKALSKRGYRLKTSKAPIRETIAAAMLLLSRWDGTVPLIDPFCGSGTILIEAALYSLKIPPGINRKFVSENWEFLYKYWLSERNKLNNLYNLTEYQQKIIGFDIDSKVIEVAKENSKKLNLIFLDFQVRDFNNIEPIDRKVYIITNPPYGERLKSNVELKDIWEKFPKANVYILSPDNKFEKKVGRKARKKIRFQNSGIWVWYYMFY
- a CDS encoding TIGR03960 family B12-binding radical SAM protein, whose product is MTEILKFISEEGIKVKKPARYIGNEYNSIYKDPKGKFRIALSFPDLYELGMSHYGLEILYHLLNSMEKVYAERVYLPWVDMIELMETKNIPLFTLETKTPIKFLDAIGISLEYELSFTNVLKLLQLSQIPIRAEQRAEDDPLVIGGGPVTYNPEPISQAFDIIYIGDGEKNLKKLIEVLIESKGEKRIDRLEYVSKLNGVYVPIFYKQIGRKIIPVSNVPKIIRRNIISDLDEAIVPVNKVLPNVESTHDRAIIEISRGCTRGCRFCQAGYVYRPVRERSLQNVVSSAIEMINKTGYGEMSLLSLSAMDHSLIQEIVNELLSFSKKYRISISIPSTRVDAFNVEVASKIASIRKTGITLAPEAGSQKMRDKINKNVSFDDIFNSAFNAKKAGWNRIKLYFMVGFPNEKEEDILEIGTLLKEIKRLKFQRITASINLLVPKPHSAFQFARLQSYEYTEYVNNLLRPYRKFARIDISDGKKSFIEGVISRGDRKIFEVLIRKFKKSFYDDWTEFFSFEDWLESFKESEVEIEEYLGPYDINTDFPWEHIDSGITKAFLWKEYTKYLNKEITKDCRWNTCSYCGVCQIYRVGNLVKKVV
- the secG gene encoding preprotein translocase subunit SecG → MASVMLIIHTIISIVLIFLSLKQMGKFAELGGAFGSGAMNTIFGREKGLDKEGKITVLFGALFFISSILTAFFISR
- the tyrS gene encoding tyrosine--tRNA ligase, producing MSFLDPEKQIEIIKRNVVDFVSEKELLEKLKEKRPLRIKLGVDPSRPDLHLGHAVVLRKLKEFQDLGHHIILIIGDFTARIGDPSGRNSTRPILSEAEVKQNAHTYAEQAFKILDKEKTEIRFNDEWLGNMKFADVINLSAKYTVARMLERDDFSKRLKEGIPISVSEFLYPLAQAYDSVAIEADVELGGTDQLFNLLVGRKIQEEYGQKPQIVITMPIIEGTDGNLKMSKSYGNYIAFNDEPNEMYGKIMSIPDTLIIKYMRLLTDIPENEITDYEKMIKDGKINPRDVKMKLAREIVSFFYNEEEALKAEENFVKVFRKKELPENIPEVELSPGEYNIVDLIDRINIFSSRSEIKRTIVQGGVYFDNNRINNFKDNVIIDNEHILRIGKRRFFKIKVKS